The following are from one region of the Methanospirillum hungatei genome:
- a CDS encoding helix-turn-helix domain-containing protein, translating to MKMVHSKQTITLSISPQIISRLRILAAEHHVPIEEVATDLIYQALQIKKHDPVRVVQMDQKGHFSSSDSEILREIIQRQDGEITWLREQIARLSTLTPTTHVIRHEYPAISDDTRVLKPLIPDEKKQSHPTEEKEEDNSDATLPSQISLEDVQYNATETGMESDDLITSEYSGHARVGEQTLRDSIGGVREEKKYSVREAAAIAGESESVLLEYISDGFLPAERDGTEYRIQGVDLRRYIMSR from the coding sequence TTGAAAATGGTGCATTCTAAACAGACGATTACTCTATCAATCTCACCCCAAATAATAAGTAGACTGCGTATTTTAGCCGCTGAACATCATGTTCCTATTGAAGAAGTTGCGACAGACCTCATATACCAAGCTCTCCAGATCAAAAAACATGATCCTGTTCGTGTTGTCCAGATGGATCAAAAAGGTCATTTTAGTTCATCGGATTCTGAAATTCTCCGGGAGATTATTCAACGACAGGATGGAGAAATTACCTGGCTCCGTGAGCAAATAGCACGGTTGTCCACATTGACTCCAACCACTCATGTCATTAGGCATGAATATCCAGCCATCAGCGATGATACAAGGGTGCTAAAACCACTTATTCCAGATGAGAAAAAACAGTCTCATCCTACAGAAGAAAAAGAGGAGGATAATTCTGATGCAACCCTTCCCTCTCAGATATCCCTTGAAGATGTCCAATATAATGCTACAGAGACAGGGATGGAGTCAGATGACCTCATAACGTCAGAATATTCTGGTCATGCAAGAGTTGGGGAACAAACCCTTCGCGATTCCATTGGGGGCGTCAGGGAAGAAAAAAAATATTCTGTACGTGAAGCAGCTGCGATAGCCGGAGAAAGTGAATCGGTATTGCTTGAATATATTAGCGATGGATTTCTACCAGCAGAACGAGATGGAACAGAATACCGTATACAAGGTGTCGATCTTCGCCGGTATATAATGAGCAGGTAG
- a CDS encoding cache domain-containing protein, which translates to MIQSAVSVGVIVLTLSLICASGCIAQETTPEISFTGEIVYMDLEGGFYGIISSEGTNYLPLDLSDEFRKDGLKVDVSGTIDQDVMTIQMWGQPFRINSISVRSDMPESKTWYEGQETGLSPDEKLGMTTLLLKSSSSLMTTLNEYDAEVAKVALELKGKNLQTSELDSYLEKLIQKNNGVYAASIIDRSGTIIAIYPDSHQESVGKDASSQLAIKSVKTNPVPGMSDYIETIEGEHAIFIVHPLYSSSLSVTGYLTALYKPDILVEEALRSVHDNENSILVIQPDGTIIGYAGLAAGTLFPADTNQTRNISMNDNLPIASYPAGYDMITLGTESSIDNIEYPVYWTSIFLHHNPWRILVFK; encoded by the coding sequence ATGATACAATCAGCAGTATCGGTGGGTGTAATTGTTCTGACATTATCACTCATCTGTGCAAGTGGGTGTATTGCACAGGAAACAACTCCGGAAATCTCATTTACCGGTGAAATTGTGTATATGGATCTTGAAGGAGGATTTTATGGAATTATTTCTTCTGAAGGGACAAACTATCTCCCCCTGGATCTTTCTGATGAGTTCAGGAAAGATGGCCTGAAGGTTGATGTATCTGGTACAATTGACCAGGATGTCATGACAATTCAAATGTGGGGTCAGCCTTTCAGGATTAACTCGATATCTGTACGTAGTGATATGCCAGAATCAAAAACCTGGTATGAAGGACAAGAAACTGGTCTTTCTCCAGATGAGAAGTTGGGTATGACAACACTATTGCTTAAGTCATCATCATCTCTTATGACCACTTTGAATGAGTATGATGCAGAAGTAGCAAAGGTTGCATTAGAGCTCAAAGGGAAGAACCTGCAAACAAGTGAACTGGACTCTTATCTTGAAAAACTGATTCAGAAAAATAATGGAGTCTATGCTGCATCAATTATTGACAGGTCAGGAACCATAATTGCAATTTATCCAGACTCCCACCAGGAAAGTGTTGGAAAGGATGCAAGTTCACAGTTGGCAATAAAATCCGTGAAAACAAATCCAGTACCGGGAATGAGTGATTATATTGAGACAATTGAAGGTGAACATGCAATATTCATTGTCCATCCATTGTACTCTTCTTCTCTGTCAGTTACAGGGTATCTCACAGCATTATATAAACCAGATATTCTGGTAGAAGAAGCACTCCGTTCAGTTCATGATAACGAAAACTCAATCCTTGTTATCCAGCCGGACGGAACAATTATCGGTTACGCTGGATTAGCAGCAGGTACATTATTTCCGGCTGACACAAACCAGACTCGAAATATTTCGATGAATGATAACCTACCGATTGCGTCATATCCAGCAGGTTATGATATGATAACGCTTGGAACCGAATCGAGCATTGACAATATTGAATACCCGGTTTACTGGACCTCAATTTTCCTCCATCATAATCCCTGGAGAATCCTGGTTTTTAAGTAA
- a CDS encoding DUF1294 domain-containing protein, whose protein sequence is MNEFLLIPYLIINGIAFALFGIDKQRAMQEEYRISEKTLLTIALFGPFGAYGGMRIFRHKIRKPLFSILVPIFILIHVAIYVLIISAYVSL, encoded by the coding sequence ATGAACGAATTTCTGCTCATACCATACCTTATCATCAATGGGATTGCTTTTGCCTTATTTGGAATCGATAAACAACGGGCAATGCAAGAAGAATACCGGATATCAGAAAAAACACTCCTGACTATTGCCCTCTTTGGTCCTTTTGGAGCATATGGAGGAATGCGAATATTCAGACACAAAATTCGAAAACCGCTCTTTTCAATTCTGGTTCCTATTTTTATTCTCATACATGTTGCTATTTATGTACTCATTATCTCTGCATATGTTAGCCTCTAA
- a CDS encoding cysteine hydrolase family protein, translating into MTKSALVLIDIQNDYFPGGAMECFNSISAAENAGNILKFAREQGFMPIHIRHISTRPDANFFKPHTYGSELYHLVAPLADEQVIIKHYPNSFQKTDLKDVLLKKGVENLIICGMMSHMCIDATVRAAADKGFSCTLIHDACATRELSFLGTIIPANMVHAAYMSALSGLYARVCSTEELLSGIMSGI; encoded by the coding sequence ATGACCAAATCAGCACTTGTTCTCATTGATATTCAGAATGATTACTTCCCTGGTGGAGCGATGGAATGTTTTAACAGTATCAGTGCTGCAGAAAACGCAGGAAATATTCTAAAATTCGCCAGAGAACAAGGATTTATGCCAATCCATATAAGACACATCTCTACACGCCCTGATGCCAATTTTTTTAAACCTCATACATATGGATCTGAGTTGTATCATCTCGTAGCGCCTTTAGCTGATGAACAAGTTATCATTAAACATTATCCAAATAGTTTTCAAAAAACCGATCTAAAGGATGTTCTCTTAAAAAAAGGAGTTGAAAATCTCATCATTTGCGGAATGATGAGTCATATGTGCATTGATGCTACAGTTCGAGCAGCTGCAGATAAGGGATTTTCCTGTACCCTTATTCATGATGCTTGTGCAACAAGAGAACTATCATTTCTGGGTACCATCATCCCTGCAAACATGGTCCATGCAGCGTACATGAGTGCATTATCAGGACTATATGCCAGAGTATGTTCGACTGAAGAGTTGCTTTCCGGGATCATGAGTGGCATATAA
- a CDS encoding GNAT family N-acetyltransferase: MVRIIQFPRIVPAAGTPPKRIEEYVGRIISGTSNVSIARMISPPGWSEPYQIPEFEEYTIVLSGILQVEAEGHCIQVQAGQAVIMPSGIKVRYSTPEGAEYIAVCTPAFSPDIVNREMVINDYEIQKIAKPSILSTIIFATGPEEIDQIEDLWVELRRFIQSKNHLFVDRMNKVKFHERKQEILERNASRNLRIFFASDEISHKNIGYCLCSVASDSYGEIESIFICEEARNQGIGTKLMTQALSWMKEEGGTDILVHVTVGNEDVIGFYKKFGLHPRQYILSCPEEK, encoded by the coding sequence ATGGTCCGGATCATACAGTTCCCCCGGATTGTTCCGGCAGCAGGGACACCACCCAAAAGAATAGAAGAATATGTGGGACGAATCATATCCGGAACTTCCAATGTGAGTATTGCAAGAATGATTAGCCCTCCTGGTTGGTCTGAGCCATATCAAATCCCGGAATTTGAAGAGTACACCATTGTTCTCTCCGGAATTCTTCAGGTTGAAGCAGAGGGACATTGTATTCAGGTTCAGGCAGGACAAGCAGTAATAATGCCATCAGGAATAAAAGTGCGATATAGTACTCCTGAGGGAGCTGAATATATTGCGGTTTGCACTCCTGCATTTTCCCCTGATATCGTCAATCGTGAGATGGTAATTAATGATTACGAGATACAGAAAATTGCGAAACCTTCAATTTTAAGCACTATCATTTTTGCAACCGGACCAGAAGAGATTGATCAGATAGAAGACCTTTGGGTGGAATTAAGGAGATTTATTCAATCCAAAAACCATTTATTCGTTGATAGAATGAATAAAGTCAAATTTCATGAACGAAAACAGGAAATCCTTGAGAGAAATGCTTCAAGAAACCTTCGGATCTTTTTTGCGTCAGACGAAATAAGCCATAAGAATATCGGATATTGTCTCTGTTCTGTAGCTTCTGACTCATATGGAGAAATTGAGTCAATTTTTATTTGTGAAGAAGCCAGAAACCAGGGTATCGGAACTAAACTTATGACTCAGGCACTTTCCTGGATGAAAGAAGAGGGCGGAACAGATATCCTTGTTCATGTTACGGTTGGAAATGAAGATGTTATTGGATTTTATAAAAAGTTTGGATTACACCCACGGCAATATATACTGTCTTGCCCGGAGGAGAAATGA
- a CDS encoding V4R domain-containing protein, translating to MVESKELPDQDLTEDIRLFSSKDRVMAIDSSVKKKILDLLQERDRSFDELVSSCGKAKSTISVHIHDLIHAGFISSQTDPHDNRKKILTLTSDPIGRLTNRDRDISLKEEPCDEELPFHPRDIASFFKFGIRTFRTEAMALGINIDPVLERTGWKIGSILTPLIYSPDISQMVQNIHNFWQEHGLGSVELSGSDPIAIIVYGCFECEDLPVTGHGACSFDIGVLSAIFTKYLNAPVQITEVECYSAGDTHCRFLIKKL from the coding sequence GTGGTAGAAAGCAAGGAGTTGCCCGATCAGGATCTGACAGAAGATATACGACTTTTTTCTTCAAAAGATCGGGTAATGGCAATAGACAGTTCAGTCAAGAAAAAAATTCTTGATCTATTGCAAGAACGTGATCGCTCGTTTGATGAACTGGTAAGTTCCTGTGGCAAAGCAAAATCCACGATATCAGTGCATATCCATGATCTCATTCATGCAGGATTTATTTCCTCACAGACCGATCCTCATGATAACCGTAAAAAAATACTCACCCTTACATCTGATCCAATTGGACGTCTGACAAACCGTGATCGTGACATTTCTCTCAAAGAAGAGCCATGTGATGAGGAACTTCCATTTCATCCAAGAGATATTGCATCCTTTTTCAAGTTTGGAATCCGCACATTTCGAACTGAAGCCATGGCTCTTGGGATTAATATAGATCCGGTGCTTGAACGAACCGGATGGAAAATTGGATCTATTCTTACACCCCTCATTTATAGTCCAGATATATCCCAAATGGTTCAGAACATCCATAATTTCTGGCAGGAACATGGGCTTGGATCAGTAGAACTGAGTGGATCTGATCCCATTGCTATTATCGTCTATGGGTGTTTTGAATGTGAAGATTTACCTGTAACCGGTCATGGAGCATGTTCATTTGATATTGGCGTTCTTTCAGCGATATTTACAAAATATCTTAATGCCCCTGTTCAGATAACTGAAGTAGAGTGTTATTCCGCAGGTGACACTCATTGCAGATTCCTAATTAAAAAGCTATAA
- a CDS encoding FprA family A-type flavoprotein — MKASAYKIADGVYWVGTLDWDLRSYHGYTLDGTTYNAFLLFGEKTVLIDNVYPGQSAQMWGRITDACNQEGRDLHIDIIVQNHVEKDHSGALPEIHKKFPKAPIYCTEIAEKGLIRHYPALQGATFRHIKTGDTLDYGKKTLAFVQAPLLHWPDSMFTLLVEDGILFPNDAFGQHLCFSKRLDSEISETVLMDAAQKFYANLIVPLSGLFIKKASELANLDLISKVKMIAPSHGQIWTDPSKIINAYVGWATGTLIKPKVTIVYDTMHGSTRMLAHALAEGVMTGGCDVKIFNLHEDERSEIVKHILESKGLMIGIPTINDMPYPSIGDLIYYLKGLHFDRTGERYAMTFGSMGGKGGAPAMIADELKTAGFNVTKTMEVVFVPDVNELDQAFDAGLEMAKAIKE; from the coding sequence ATGAAAGCAAGTGCATATAAAATCGCAGATGGAGTATACTGGGTCGGAACACTGGACTGGGACCTGAGATCCTACCACGGATATACCCTTGATGGAACGACATACAACGCATTCCTTCTCTTTGGTGAAAAGACAGTCCTGATTGATAATGTTTATCCTGGACAGTCTGCACAGATGTGGGGAAGAATCACTGATGCATGTAACCAGGAGGGACGGGATCTTCATATCGATATCATCGTCCAGAACCATGTCGAAAAGGATCACTCTGGAGCCCTGCCAGAGATTCATAAAAAATTCCCAAAAGCACCCATCTATTGTACCGAGATTGCCGAGAAAGGGCTAATAAGACATTACCCTGCATTACAGGGTGCAACTTTCAGACACATCAAAACCGGGGATACCCTTGACTATGGGAAAAAAACCCTGGCATTTGTTCAAGCCCCTCTTCTTCACTGGCCTGACTCAATGTTCACCCTCCTTGTAGAGGATGGAATCTTGTTCCCGAACGATGCATTCGGCCAGCATCTTTGTTTCTCGAAGCGTCTTGACAGCGAGATTTCTGAAACGGTTCTGATGGATGCAGCACAAAAATTTTATGCCAACCTTATAGTCCCGCTTTCAGGACTTTTTATCAAAAAAGCATCTGAACTGGCAAATCTTGATCTCATCAGTAAAGTGAAGATGATTGCCCCCTCCCATGGGCAGATTTGGACAGATCCATCAAAGATCATCAACGCATATGTTGGTTGGGCTACCGGAACTCTCATCAAACCAAAGGTTACAATCGTCTATGATACCATGCATGGTTCGACCCGGATGCTTGCCCATGCTCTTGCAGAAGGAGTCATGACCGGTGGATGTGATGTGAAGATCTTTAACTTGCATGAGGATGAACGGTCGGAGATTGTAAAGCACATCCTGGAGTCAAAGGGTCTGATGATTGGTATTCCAACCATTAATGATATGCCCTATCCAAGCATCGGGGACCTTATCTATTATCTGAAAGGACTGCATTTTGATCGCACCGGTGAACGTTATGCAATGACCTTCGGTTCTATGGGCGGGAAAGGCGGTGCTCCGGCTATGATTGCAGATGAACTCAAAACAGCAGGATTCAATGTAACGAAGACAATGGAAGTCGTATTTGTTCCCGATGTCAATGAACTTGATCAGGCATTCGATGCCGGTCTTGAGATGGCAAAAGCAATAAAAGAATAA
- a CDS encoding transglutaminase-like domain-containing protein, whose product MSTTQSGRRTMVGRLYTGMILFLILITGTSITADEIQSPEILFQQAEKAMNDSRFEEAYYFFMNSSVEYAAEGNQEKKLDALRQAKRISWMFSEMIYNQTSADETIAHTFPQFSHDERSAFLKPGASIQFVSDGKTYYYEGIARNVQYQNKTLSQNMTRSLNESPFFDQIMPYISAPRDEKNPLYQNHTFVGTGKMSIPRNLLPDNGTLQIWLPLPVEIESQTNISVLSLEPEDDVISGPVTTGTIGEVYFEIPLDEVTSEYVNTSVEVAVTTSPRINNVNPDLISGYDTSSMLYQRYTHSQPNINVTPEIVELAHEIVGDEKNPYKKAKLIYNYILNTLPYSNVPHSHLTAMNISESDFVHETGFGDCGTQSVYFSALCRAVGIPARAPGGYQIVPGHQGTHFWAEFYLPEYGWIPVDVTVADAADWAYNATPEQIAEYKDFFFGNLDPYRFTIQTDVDELFSGEPNPDILMTFVHQKPAVVCTSSDSDLEMLGMIYASFTFEDITAE is encoded by the coding sequence ATGAGTACTACTCAATCAGGTAGAAGAACAATGGTTGGACGGTTATATACAGGAATGATATTATTCCTGATTCTTATTACAGGAACAAGTATCACAGCGGATGAAATACAATCCCCAGAAATTCTATTTCAACAGGCTGAAAAAGCTATGAATGACTCAAGGTTTGAAGAGGCATACTACTTTTTTATGAACAGTTCGGTGGAATATGCTGCAGAAGGGAATCAGGAAAAAAAACTGGATGCTCTCCGACAGGCAAAACGGATAAGTTGGATGTTTAGCGAGATGATCTATAACCAGACCAGCGCGGATGAGACCATTGCTCATACATTTCCCCAATTCTCACATGATGAACGATCAGCCTTTTTAAAACCTGGAGCCTCTATTCAGTTCGTATCTGACGGAAAAACGTATTATTATGAAGGAATTGCACGGAATGTTCAGTACCAAAACAAAACATTGAGCCAGAATATGACAAGGTCACTGAATGAATCCCCATTTTTTGACCAGATTATGCCCTATATTAGCGCTCCCCGTGATGAAAAAAACCCGCTCTATCAAAACCACACTTTTGTTGGAACCGGTAAAATGAGCATTCCACGCAATTTGTTGCCAGATAATGGAACATTGCAGATATGGCTGCCCTTACCAGTAGAAATAGAGAGCCAAACGAACATTTCAGTCCTTTCACTAGAACCTGAGGACGATGTAATCTCTGGTCCGGTAACAACGGGCACAATTGGGGAGGTTTATTTTGAGATCCCACTTGATGAGGTGACAAGTGAATATGTCAACACGTCGGTTGAGGTGGCGGTGACGACAAGTCCACGGATTAATAACGTAAACCCGGATCTGATCAGCGGATACGATACCTCATCAATGTTATACCAGAGATACACTCACAGTCAGCCAAATATCAACGTAACTCCTGAAATTGTTGAATTGGCACATGAGATAGTTGGTGATGAGAAAAACCCATATAAAAAAGCAAAATTGATTTATAATTATATCCTTAACACCCTTCCCTATAGTAATGTGCCACATAGTCACCTTACCGCAATGAACATAAGTGAATCAGATTTTGTACATGAAACAGGATTTGGAGATTGTGGAACCCAGAGTGTATACTTTTCGGCTCTCTGTCGGGCAGTAGGAATCCCTGCACGGGCTCCAGGTGGGTATCAGATAGTACCAGGACATCAGGGAACGCATTTCTGGGCAGAGTTTTATCTCCCCGAATATGGGTGGATTCCTGTTGATGTGACCGTGGCAGACGCAGCAGACTGGGCCTACAATGCAACCCCGGAGCAGATAGCAGAGTACAAGGATTTCTTTTTTGGCAATCTGGACCCATACCGGTTTACTATTCAGACCGATGTGGATGAGTTATTTAGCGGTGAGCCAAATCCTGATATTCTCATGACTTTTGTCCATCAGAAACCGGCAGTGGTATGCACATCCTCCGATTCTGATCTCGAGATGCTGGGGATGATCTATGCGTCATTTACCTTTGAGGATATCACCGCAGAATAA
- a CDS encoding GYD domain-containing protein encodes MLTFILLGRLTNLALEQAREFKERDRRAADIIKKAGGNLVSLYYTFGQYDFVAIIEAPSQDVMTMILFEIGRFSTVSSETLMAMPPEQLYSVIDKYH; translated from the coding sequence ATGCTTACCTTTATTTTACTTGGAAGATTGACAAACCTGGCCCTGGAACAGGCACGGGAGTTTAAGGAACGAGATAGGAGAGCAGCTGATATTATCAAAAAGGCCGGCGGTAATTTAGTTTCTCTTTATTATACCTTTGGACAATATGATTTTGTTGCTATTATCGAAGCACCATCACAAGATGTCATGACCATGATTCTCTTTGAAATTGGAAGGTTTAGTACAGTAAGTTCAGAGACATTAATGGCGATGCCACCTGAACAACTCTATTCAGTAATTGATAAATACCATTAA